One region of Pyramidobacter sp. YE332 genomic DNA includes:
- a CDS encoding glycine/betaine/sarcosine/D-proline family reductase selenoprotein B, giving the protein MLKAIHYINQFFGQVGGEDAADAKPIFHDNLVGCSMMLNQMVKPDIEVTNTIVCGDNYITNHTDEALKEIFAWLDTKKFDIFFAGPAFMAGRYGVGCGIMCKAVAERYHVPVITSMNEENPGVEEYKSVCYIFKGGRKATFMKDDVTAMAAFAKKIAKGEELLPAAQEGYFPRGIRAEIPQPDGRIAADRVIDMLLKKLKGEPFQTELIIPKMEKIPPAPALKDLAHATVALVSSSGVVPVDNPDHIQSASAQKWGKYDISKLDNLPEGVFKTIHAGFDPAAMCHIPDRGVPVDAMRYFEKQGKIGKLYDYYYVTVGTGTTQAFAAKFGKEIAAELHAAKVDAVVLTATUGTCTRCGSTMGKEIEKTGIPVVVMCNLIDVAKTVGANRMVQTVSVPYPLGDPELSAEAEWQLRTSRVEAALNALATDIAEPTVFPSKF; this is encoded by the coding sequence ATGCTGAAAGCCATTCACTACATCAACCAGTTTTTCGGCCAGGTCGGCGGCGAAGACGCGGCCGACGCCAAGCCCATTTTCCACGACAATCTCGTCGGCTGTTCGATGATGCTGAACCAGATGGTGAAGCCCGACATCGAAGTCACCAACACCATCGTCTGCGGCGACAATTACATCACCAATCACACCGACGAAGCCCTGAAAGAGATCTTCGCCTGGCTCGACACGAAGAAATTCGATATTTTCTTCGCCGGTCCCGCCTTCATGGCCGGACGCTACGGCGTCGGCTGCGGCATCATGTGCAAGGCGGTGGCCGAGCGCTATCACGTGCCCGTGATCACCTCCATGAACGAGGAAAATCCCGGCGTCGAAGAGTACAAATCCGTGTGCTACATCTTCAAGGGCGGCCGCAAGGCGACCTTCATGAAGGACGACGTGACCGCCATGGCCGCATTCGCCAAGAAGATCGCCAAGGGCGAAGAGCTCCTGCCCGCCGCCCAGGAAGGCTACTTCCCCCGCGGCATCCGCGCCGAGATCCCTCAGCCCGACGGACGCATCGCCGCCGACCGCGTCATCGACATGCTGCTCAAGAAGCTCAAGGGCGAGCCGTTCCAGACCGAGCTGATCATCCCCAAGATGGAGAAGATCCCGCCCGCGCCCGCGCTCAAGGATCTGGCTCACGCCACCGTCGCTCTCGTCTCGTCCTCCGGCGTCGTGCCCGTGGACAACCCCGACCACATTCAGAGCGCTTCCGCGCAGAAGTGGGGCAAGTACGACATCTCCAAACTCGACAATCTGCCCGAGGGCGTGTTCAAGACGATCCACGCCGGCTTCGACCCCGCCGCCATGTGCCACATTCCCGACCGCGGCGTGCCTGTGGACGCCATGCGCTACTTCGAGAAGCAGGGCAAGATCGGCAAGCTTTACGATTATTACTATGTGACCGTCGGCACCGGCACGACCCAGGCTTTTGCCGCCAAATTCGGCAAGGAGATCGCCGCCGAGCTTCACGCCGCCAAGGTCGACGCCGTCGTGCTCACCGCCACCTGAGGCACGTGCACTCGTTGCGGGTCAACGATGGGCAAAGAAATCGAGAAAACCGGCATTCCCGTGGTCGTGATGTGCAATCTGATCGACGTGGCCAAGACCGTCGGCGCCAACCGCATGGTCCAGACGGTGTCCGTTCCCTATCCTCTGGGCGATCCCGAACTGAGCGCCGAGGCCGAATGGCAGCTGCGCACCAGCCGCGTCGAGGCGGCTCTGAACGCTCTGGCGACGGACATCGCCGAGCCGACGGTGTTCCCCTCCAAGTTCTGA
- a CDS encoding glycine/sarcosine/betaine reductase component B subunit — translation MDKLPRVVYLLQPQTQMETMGYNTLIYGWDGNHILPTFMHPNELLDGCMVSGSFMPTSSKISTYEFAVNPMIKKLYEQHGKTINFLGVVMSTLNVKMDEKVRCAKMAGQICASLGVDAAVVVEEGYGNPDVDYTAMLVELERLGIKTIGLSDECTGRDGASQPLVSMNPATDALVTTGNVSQMYEFPKMEVIGELEALARDGNSGGWEGCIRSDGSFVMENNGMFCANHISGYSKRTCADF, via the coding sequence GTGGACAAACTGCCCCGCGTGGTCTACCTGCTTCAGCCGCAGACCCAGATGGAGACGATGGGCTACAACACGCTGATCTACGGCTGGGACGGCAACCATATCCTGCCCACCTTCATGCACCCCAACGAACTGCTCGACGGCTGCATGGTGTCGGGGTCCTTCATGCCCACGTCGTCGAAGATCTCGACTTACGAGTTCGCCGTCAATCCGATGATCAAGAAGCTCTACGAACAGCACGGCAAGACCATCAATTTCCTCGGCGTCGTCATGTCCACGCTGAACGTGAAGATGGACGAAAAAGTCCGTTGCGCCAAAATGGCCGGACAGATCTGCGCCTCGCTCGGCGTCGACGCCGCGGTCGTCGTCGAAGAAGGGTACGGCAACCCCGACGTCGATTACACGGCCATGCTGGTCGAGCTCGAGCGCCTCGGCATCAAGACCATCGGCCTGTCGGACGAGTGCACCGGCCGCGACGGCGCCTCGCAGCCCCTCGTTTCGATGAACCCCGCCACCGACGCGTTGGTCACCACCGGCAACGTGTCCCAGATGTACGAGTTCCCGAAGATGGAAGTCATCGGCGAGCTCGAAGCTCTGGCCCGCGACGGGAACTCCGGCGGCTGGGAAGGCTGCATCCGTTCCGACGGTTCCTTCGTGATGGAAAACAACGGCATGTTCTGCGCCAACCACATCAGCGGTTACTCCAAGAGAACCTGCGCTGATTTTTAA
- a CDS encoding glycine/sarcosine/betaine reductase component B subunit, with the protein MRLEIGAFHVTDIKFGDHTGYSKGILTVNKEELLKVVKEDEHITTADLRIVHPGDEVVLCPVKEAVEMRCKVSGGHGIFPGVLSEMEIAGSGRTHCLQDCSLLVVGEHWGGFQDGLIAMGGAYQHHTIFGDMVNLVLVADTDEEFEKREQQKKNHALRWAGMRLAEYVGQCVKDLEPENIEVYDLPP; encoded by the coding sequence ATGAGACTTGAAATCGGAGCCTTTCATGTGACCGACATCAAGTTCGGCGACCATACGGGCTACAGCAAGGGCATTCTCACCGTCAACAAGGAAGAACTGCTCAAGGTCGTCAAGGAAGACGAGCACATCACCACCGCCGATCTGAGGATCGTGCATCCCGGCGACGAGGTGGTGCTCTGTCCCGTCAAGGAAGCGGTGGAGATGCGCTGCAAGGTGTCCGGCGGCCACGGGATCTTCCCCGGCGTGCTGTCCGAGATGGAGATCGCCGGTTCCGGCCGCACCCACTGCCTGCAGGACTGTTCGCTGCTCGTCGTCGGCGAACATTGGGGAGGATTCCAGGACGGCCTGATCGCCATGGGCGGCGCGTATCAGCATCACACCATTTTCGGCGACATGGTCAATCTCGTGCTGGTGGCCGACACCGACGAAGAGTTTGAAAAGCGCGAGCAGCAGAAGAAAAATCACGCCCTGCGCTGGGCCGGCATGCGCCTTGCCGAATACGTCGGCCAGTGCGTGAAAGACCTCGAGCCCGAGAACATCGAAGTCTACGACCTGCCCCCCTGA
- a CDS encoding response regulator transcription factor yields the protein MSIRVLLADDHEMFLEGLRELLGKADGIELAGLARDGAEAVAAVERLQPDVVLMDMTMPRLNGIQATQKIAAGSPGTKVLVLSMHGDKNLIVESLKAGARGYVLKECSSQELCLAIQTVANGQYYLTPAILSTLIGDYLRLTESEAQSSNCPLSDRELDVLKLLVNGCNAKQIAEQLSISKNTVDTHRRHILDKLGCNSMAELTRYAIREGYLDLS from the coding sequence ATGAGTATTCGCGTGCTTCTGGCCGACGATCACGAAATGTTTCTTGAAGGACTGCGGGAACTGCTCGGCAAAGCGGACGGCATCGAACTGGCCGGACTGGCCCGCGACGGCGCGGAGGCCGTCGCGGCGGTGGAGCGCCTGCAGCCCGACGTGGTGCTGATGGACATGACGATGCCGCGGCTGAACGGCATCCAGGCGACGCAGAAGATTGCCGCCGGCTCGCCCGGCACGAAGGTGCTGGTGCTGTCCATGCACGGCGACAAGAACCTGATCGTCGAGAGCCTGAAAGCCGGCGCCCGCGGCTACGTGCTGAAAGAGTGTTCGTCGCAGGAACTGTGCCTGGCCATCCAAACCGTCGCGAACGGGCAGTATTACTTGACGCCGGCGATCCTTTCGACGCTCATCGGGGATTATCTGCGCTTGACCGAAAGCGAGGCCCAGTCCTCGAACTGCCCGCTGTCGGACCGTGAACTGGACGTGTTGAAGCTTCTCGTCAACGGCTGCAACGCCAAACAGATCGCCGAACAGCTCAGCATCAGCAAAAACACGGTGGACACCCACCGTCGCCACATCCTCGACAAGCTTGGCTGCAACAGCATGGCCGAGCTGACGCGTTACGCCATCCGCGAAGGCTACCTCGACCTCAGCTGA
- a CDS encoding ATP-binding protein, producing MIVYRMLFARTFDPIALYRVEEGSRRSITADRVFFVDVNPSYERVMKVRRRDVIGRSFLDVWPISEPRWSQIIVDCLRLGHSVHCEGNSKEAGSFLEAIAFPLPPAMAAVIFLDKTKLKDADEALDRKKNELRNLATQLTLTEESTRRAIATDLHDRIGYDLVSQLHKIRELREKVRPALEAEMAALEANTEKMICESRSLIFELSPPILKEVGINPALESLADNLLTPHGIKWELRAKGTMADFWADDAVCVILYRMARELLINVIKHSGATRVTIIVNRGPGKIMVAVEDNGRGFPEDFDLDHNEARKETKSFGLFSIRERLEPIDGTLKIVSIPGKGATVAMSCPLKLKEGEFK from the coding sequence ATGATCGTGTATCGGATGCTGTTCGCGCGGACGTTCGACCCGATCGCGCTGTACCGCGTGGAGGAAGGATCGCGCCGCAGCATCACGGCCGACAGAGTGTTTTTCGTCGACGTCAACCCGTCTTACGAGCGCGTCATGAAGGTTCGCCGCCGGGACGTGATCGGCCGCAGCTTTCTCGACGTATGGCCGATTTCCGAGCCGCGCTGGTCCCAGATCATCGTCGACTGTCTGCGTCTCGGACATTCGGTGCACTGCGAGGGCAACAGCAAAGAGGCCGGCAGTTTCCTCGAGGCGATCGCCTTCCCGCTGCCGCCGGCCATGGCGGCCGTGATCTTCCTCGACAAGACAAAATTGAAGGATGCCGACGAGGCGCTGGACCGCAAAAAAAACGAATTGCGCAATTTGGCCACGCAGCTGACGCTCACCGAGGAGAGCACGCGCCGCGCCATCGCCACCGACCTGCACGACCGCATCGGCTACGATCTGGTATCGCAGCTTCACAAGATCCGCGAGCTGCGCGAAAAAGTGCGTCCGGCGCTGGAGGCGGAGATGGCGGCGCTGGAAGCCAACACGGAGAAGATGATCTGCGAAAGCCGTTCGCTGATCTTCGAGCTCAGCCCGCCCATTCTCAAGGAAGTGGGCATCAATCCTGCCTTGGAATCGTTGGCCGACAATCTGCTCACGCCGCACGGCATCAAGTGGGAGCTGCGCGCGAAGGGGACCATGGCCGACTTCTGGGCGGACGACGCCGTCTGCGTGATCCTCTACCGCATGGCACGCGAGCTGCTGATCAACGTGATCAAACATTCCGGCGCGACGCGCGTCACCATCATCGTCAACCGCGGCCCGGGGAAGATCATGGTCGCGGTGGAGGACAACGGCCGGGGATTCCCCGAGGACTTCGACCTCGATCATAACGAGGCGCGCAAGGAGACGAAAAGCTTTGGGCTTTTCAGCATCAGGGAACGTCTTGAACCCATCGATGGGACTCTGAAAATCGTTTCCATCCCCGGGAAAGGCGCGACCGTCGCCATGTCCTGCCCGTTGAAACTGAAGGAAGGGGAGTTCAAATGA
- a CDS encoding aminotransferase, whose protein sequence is MKIRPFAVEEWMNAYETGAAYNIAETCVSSISVDELFALTGANKREFLDAFCARRLTYGDIQGAPAFKRGVCKLYRTIAPEDLVTTHGAAGANHHLFYSLIEPGDRVVTVMPTYQQLYSIPESYGADVKIMRLKPENRYLPDLEELKGLVVPGTKMICLNNPNNPSGALMNTELLEQIAAIARSVGAWIVCDEVYRHLTQTDEWQESIADLYEKGISVSSMSKTFSLAGLRLGWIATRDRSALKACLSHRDYNLISCGMFDEALAAVALAHGDALLARNRAIVRANLAILDEWVAGQPHVRYVKPVAGTTALLHYDLDMPSYEFCEKMYRQTGAFVTPGDCFAEPYSLRIGYACDAATLKAGLAAVSEFLASYEESHSTPRS, encoded by the coding sequence ATGAAGATCAGGCCTTTTGCAGTGGAAGAGTGGATGAACGCCTACGAAACCGGCGCCGCCTACAATATCGCCGAGACCTGCGTAAGCTCAATATCCGTCGACGAGCTGTTCGCACTGACCGGCGCGAACAAACGGGAATTTCTTGACGCGTTCTGCGCCCGTCGTCTCACCTACGGCGACATCCAGGGCGCGCCGGCCTTCAAAAGGGGCGTCTGCAAACTCTACCGGACCATTGCGCCGGAAGACCTCGTCACCACCCATGGAGCCGCCGGCGCCAATCACCATCTTTTTTATTCGCTGATCGAACCCGGCGACCGAGTGGTCACCGTCATGCCCACCTATCAGCAACTCTATTCCATTCCCGAAAGCTACGGCGCCGACGTGAAGATCATGCGCCTCAAGCCGGAGAATCGCTATCTGCCCGATCTGGAGGAACTGAAAGGACTCGTCGTCCCCGGCACGAAGATGATCTGTCTGAACAACCCCAACAATCCCTCCGGCGCGCTGATGAACACGGAGCTGCTCGAACAGATCGCGGCGATCGCCCGCAGCGTCGGCGCGTGGATCGTCTGCGACGAAGTCTATCGCCACCTGACGCAGACCGACGAGTGGCAAGAGTCGATAGCCGACCTATACGAAAAGGGCATTTCCGTCAGCAGCATGTCAAAGACTTTCTCCTTGGCGGGCCTTCGTCTCGGCTGGATCGCCACGCGCGACAGGAGCGCGCTCAAGGCCTGCCTCTCGCACCGCGACTACAATCTCATCAGCTGCGGCATGTTCGACGAAGCGCTGGCCGCCGTCGCCCTGGCGCACGGCGACGCATTGCTGGCCCGCAACCGCGCCATCGTGCGCGCCAATCTCGCCATCCTCGACGAATGGGTCGCCGGGCAGCCGCACGTGCGTTATGTCAAGCCCGTGGCCGGTACGACGGCGCTGCTCCATTACGATCTGGACATGCCGTCTTATGAGTTCTGCGAGAAAATGTACCGTCAAACCGGCGCCTTCGTCACGCCCGGCGACTGCTTCGCAGAGCCGTACAGCCTGCGCATCGGCTACGCCTGCGACGCGGCAACGCTGAAGGCCGGGCTCGCGGCGGTAAGCGAGTTTCTCGCTTCGTACGAGGAATCACATTCGACGCCGAGATCGTAA
- a CDS encoding MATE family efflux transporter yields MENRREMLAQAPLLHLLAKMSLPAMIGMFVMASYNVVDAIFIGWGVGPLGIAATSVAFPLQLFVGALSMWVAMGTASLSSRKLGAGLDDDAERALGNGFVMSTALGFATLAAGLFFLDSLIAMMGADERVADYARQYLGIVFLGNPLVIVGMLFNNTIRSEGNTRYAMYSMVLPAVLNVFLDPLFIFGFKMGMAGAAWATVIGQLVTLLWNLRYYLTGRRSLIALRVSRMPLRWAIDAEILGVGVSEFARQGALTVANTILMNQISHYGSALHIAAYAIMMKVSSIAVMPIFGIGQGMQPIVGYCYGAGLYGRARRAIEIALLSATVITVTGEIILLGFPHVFVRAFTDDAEVIRLTVWGVRILQSTFAIIGFQIVGTVTFQALGFAGPALFLSLSRQVIFFIPSLLILPRFFGVAGVFLSYPVADVCACCVTLALLIFYRGRFKRLERR; encoded by the coding sequence ATGGAAAATCGTCGTGAAATGCTGGCGCAGGCGCCGCTGCTGCATCTGCTCGCCAAAATGTCTCTGCCGGCCATGATCGGTATGTTCGTCATGGCGTCGTACAACGTGGTCGACGCGATCTTCATCGGCTGGGGCGTCGGTCCGCTGGGCATCGCCGCCACGTCGGTGGCGTTCCCGCTGCAGCTGTTCGTGGGAGCGTTGTCCATGTGGGTGGCCATGGGCACGGCTTCGCTGTCGTCGCGCAAACTGGGCGCGGGGCTTGACGACGACGCGGAACGGGCGCTGGGCAACGGCTTCGTGATGTCGACGGCGCTGGGTTTCGCGACGCTAGCTGCCGGGCTGTTCTTCCTCGATTCGCTGATCGCCATGATGGGCGCCGACGAGCGGGTGGCAGACTACGCGCGGCAATATCTCGGCATCGTCTTTCTCGGCAATCCGCTGGTGATCGTGGGGATGCTCTTCAACAACACGATCCGCTCCGAGGGCAACACGCGCTACGCCATGTACTCGATGGTGCTGCCGGCGGTGCTGAACGTTTTTCTCGATCCGCTGTTCATCTTCGGCTTCAAGATGGGCATGGCGGGGGCGGCCTGGGCGACGGTGATCGGCCAGCTGGTGACGCTGCTGTGGAATCTTCGCTACTATCTGACGGGGCGCCGCAGCCTGATCGCCCTGCGCGTCAGCCGCATGCCGCTGCGCTGGGCCATCGACGCCGAGATCCTCGGCGTCGGCGTTTCCGAGTTCGCGCGCCAGGGGGCGCTGACGGTGGCCAACACGATCCTGATGAATCAGATCTCGCATTACGGTTCGGCGCTGCATATCGCCGCCTACGCGATCATGATGAAGGTCTCGTCGATCGCCGTGATGCCGATCTTCGGCATCGGCCAGGGCATGCAGCCGATCGTGGGCTACTGTTACGGCGCGGGACTTTACGGCCGCGCCCGCAGGGCTATCGAGATCGCGCTGCTTTCGGCCACGGTCATCACCGTGACGGGCGAGATCATCCTGCTCGGCTTTCCGCACGTTTTCGTGCGCGCGTTCACCGACGACGCCGAGGTGATCCGCCTCACCGTCTGGGGCGTGCGCATCCTCCAATCGACGTTCGCGATCATCGGCTTTCAGATCGTCGGCACGGTGACGTTTCAGGCGCTGGGATTCGCGGGGCCGGCGCTGTTTTTGTCGCTGAGCCGGCAGGTGATTTTTTTCATCCCCTCGCTGCTGATCCTGCCGCGGTTTTTCGGCGTCGCCGGCGTGTTCTTGAGCTATCCCGTGGCGGACGTGTGCGCCTGCTGCGTGACGCTGGCGCTGCTGATCTTCTACCGGGGACGCTTCAAAAGGCTTGAACGGCGATGA